GTGAGGCGCTTTCGACCGACCTGGTCGATTTCTCCGAGGCTGATCTGATGCCCGGCGACGTCACCGTCGCGATCGACTACTCGACGGTGAACTACAAGGACGCGGCGGCGATCAGCGGCCGCGCGCCTGTCATCCGCCAGTTCCCACTGATTCCAGGCATCGATTTCGCCGGCGTGGTGGAAACGTCCTCACACCCCGCGTTCGCGCCGGGGGACCGCGTGGTTGCCAACGGCTGGGGCTTGAGCCAGACGCATCACGGCGGCTTCGCGCAGAAGGCCCGCGTCAGCGGCGATTGGTTGATCAAGCTGCCCGGCGTGTTCTCGACACGGGATGCCATGGCGATCGGCACGGCAGGCTACACGGCGATGCTCGCCGTGCTGGCGCTGGAGCACGCTGGCCTGACACCGGACAAGGGTGAGGTGCTGGTCACCGGCGCTGGCGGCGGGTCTGGGTCCGTCGCCATCGCGCTGCTGTCCAAGCTCGGCTACCGCGTCGTCGCCTCGACCGGACGCGCCGAGGAGACGGCCTATCTGCGTGACCTGGGCGCCGTGGAGGTGATTGATCGCCGCACGCTGTCCGAACCGGGCGCGCCGATCGGCAACGAGCGCTGGGCTGGAGCCATCGACTCGGTGGGTAGCCACACGCTGGCCAATGTGCTGGCCCAGACCCGCTACCGCGGCGCCGTGGCCGCGTTTGGCCTGGCACAGGGTATGGACCTTCCCGGCTCGGTCCTTCCCTTCATCTTGCGCAATGTCACGCTGGCCGGCATCGATTCGGTCAACGCACCGCAGGACGTGCGCCTGGCAGCGTGGTCCCGCCTGGCGACGGACCTCGATCTTGGCAAGCTTGCGCGTGCCACCCAGGTGGTCGGTCTCACGGAAGTGCCCGGCCTCGCGGAGCCCGTGCTGCGAGGGCAGGTGCGTGGGCGCACGGTTGTGGACGTGAGCGCCTGAGCTGCGGCAAGACATCGATGATTTCGAATCCTGGGTCGCGCGGCTGCCCCTGACCTTCCACTTCAAAAGAAAGAGATCCCCATGAAAGCCTTCATCATCGACCGCTACGGCAAGAAGGAAGTCGGTCGCCTCGCCGACATGCCTGAACCGGGCATGCATGACGACGACGTGCTGATCCAGATTCACGCCGCCAGCGTGAACGCGCTGGACACCAAGACCAGGACCGGCGAGTTCAAGAGCGTCCTTCCCTACCGCATGCCGCTGATCCTCGGCAACGACGTGGCCGGCACCGTCGTGCGGGTCGGCCGTCTCGTTCGAGACTTCAAGGTGGGTGACGAGGTCTATGCCCGTCCCGACGACGACCGGATTGGCACGTTCGCAGAGCTGATCGCGGTCAAGGCCACGTCGGTGGCTCGCAAGCCGGCCAACATCGGCATGGGCGAAGCGGCTTCGCTGCCGCTCGTGGCGCTGACGGCCTGGCAGGTCTTGGTCGAGACGGCCAAGCTGAAGAAGGGGCAGAAGGTGTTCATTCAGGCGGGCTCAGGTGGGGTTGGCAGCATCGCGATCCAGTTGGCCAAGCACCTTGGGGCCTGGGTCGCCACGAACACGAGCACGGCAAACGTCGATTGGGTCAAGGCCTTGGGCGCCGATGTGGTCATCGACTACAAGAAGCAGGACTTCGCCACCGAACTGCGTGACTACGACGTGGTGCTGAACAGCCTCGGCAGCGATGAACTGCACAAGTCGCTGCAGGTGCTCAAGCCCGGCGGGCACCTCATCTCGATCTCCGGGCCGCCCACGCCCGCCTTC
The Piscinibacter sp. XHJ-5 DNA segment above includes these coding regions:
- a CDS encoding MDR family oxidoreductase — translated: MTFKALLSTKSGEALSTDLVDFSEADLMPGDVTVAIDYSTVNYKDAAAISGRAPVIRQFPLIPGIDFAGVVETSSHPAFAPGDRVVANGWGLSQTHHGGFAQKARVSGDWLIKLPGVFSTRDAMAIGTAGYTAMLAVLALEHAGLTPDKGEVLVTGAGGGSGSVAIALLSKLGYRVVASTGRAEETAYLRDLGAVEVIDRRTLSEPGAPIGNERWAGAIDSVGSHTLANVLAQTRYRGAVAAFGLAQGMDLPGSVLPFILRNVTLAGIDSVNAPQDVRLAAWSRLATDLDLGKLARATQVVGLTEVPGLAEPVLRGQVRGRTVVDVSA
- a CDS encoding NADP-dependent oxidoreductase → MKAFIIDRYGKKEVGRLADMPEPGMHDDDVLIQIHAASVNALDTKTRTGEFKSVLPYRMPLILGNDVAGTVVRVGRLVRDFKVGDEVYARPDDDRIGTFAELIAVKATSVARKPANIGMGEAASLPLVALTAWQVLVETAKLKKGQKVFIQAGSGGVGSIAIQLAKHLGAWVATNTSTANVDWVKALGADVVIDYKKQDFATELRDYDVVLNSLGSDELHKSLQVLKPGGHLISISGPPTPAFAAERGFAWPVKQVLRLLSFGIRRKAKARGVNYAFVFMRAEGKQLSQITALVEKGAIRPVVDRSFTLDQTAEALAYVEQGRAKGKVVVKVR